A single genomic interval of Candidatus Eisenbacteria bacterium harbors:
- the nuoD gene encoding NADH dehydrogenase (quinone) subunit D: MSSTTAPEFKTITINMGPQHPSTHGVLRLVIELDGETVVALKPVMGYLHTGMEKIMESKSYTKSLTVTDRMDYLSPLGNNMAYVGAVERIMSLEIPERAQVLRVILLELARISSHLVWLGTHAIDLGAMSVFLYCFREREKLLDVNDMVAGSRMTPSYFRVGGFFQDVPDTFVPHVKKFVDEFPTALAEYQNLLTKNRIWMKRTIGVGTITREQALALSVTGPTLRGSDCSYDVRKAMPYCGYETYDFDVPVGKNGDVYDRYLCRIEEMKQSLRIVRQGLDRLKPGPVRANNPYLFPASREDVKKGMEELIFHFKIMSEGFRPPIGDSYFSIESPKGELGFYVVSDGTALPYRVRVRPPSFINLQALESMSIGRMVADTVACIGSIDIVLGEVDR, from the coding sequence ATGTCCTCCACCACCGCTCCCGAATTCAAGACGATCACGATCAACATGGGGCCGCAGCACCCCTCGACCCATGGGGTGCTGCGGCTCGTGATCGAGCTCGACGGCGAGACCGTGGTCGCGCTCAAGCCCGTGATGGGATACCTCCACACGGGCATGGAGAAGATCATGGAGTCGAAGAGCTACACGAAGTCCCTCACGGTCACAGACCGGATGGACTACCTGTCGCCCCTCGGCAACAACATGGCGTACGTGGGCGCGGTCGAGCGGATCATGAGCCTCGAGATCCCCGAGCGCGCGCAGGTGCTCCGGGTGATCCTGCTCGAGCTCGCGCGCATCTCCTCGCACCTGGTGTGGCTCGGCACCCACGCGATCGACCTCGGCGCGATGAGCGTCTTCCTCTACTGTTTCCGGGAGCGCGAGAAGCTCCTCGACGTGAACGACATGGTCGCGGGCTCGCGCATGACGCCGAGCTACTTCCGGGTGGGCGGCTTCTTCCAGGACGTGCCGGACACGTTCGTGCCGCACGTGAAGAAGTTCGTGGACGAGTTCCCGACGGCCCTCGCCGAGTACCAGAACCTGCTCACGAAGAACCGGATCTGGATGAAGCGCACGATCGGGGTGGGCACGATCACCCGGGAGCAGGCGCTCGCGCTCTCCGTCACGGGGCCGACCCTGCGGGGGAGCGACTGCAGCTACGACGTGCGGAAGGCGATGCCCTACTGCGGGTACGAGACCTACGACTTCGACGTCCCGGTCGGGAAGAACGGCGACGTCTACGACCGCTACCTCTGCCGCATCGAGGAGATGAAGCAGTCGCTCCGGATCGTCCGGCAGGGGCTCGACCGCCTGAAGCCCGGGCCCGTCCGCGCGAACAACCCGTACCTCTTCCCGGCGTCGCGCGAGGACGTGAAGAAGGGAATGGAGGAGCTGATCTTCCACTTCAAGATCATGTCCGAGGGGTTCCGCCCGCCCATCGGAGATTCGTACTTCTCGATCGAGTCGCCCAAGGGCGAGCTGGGCTTCTACGTGGTGAGCGACGGCACCGCGCTCCCGTACCGGGTGCGCGTGCGGCCGCCGTCCTTCATCAATCTCCAGGCGCTCGAATCGATGAGCATCGGGCGCATGGTCGCGGACACGGTGGCGTGCATCGGCTCGATCGACATCGTTCTGGGGGAGGTGGACCGCTGA